The nucleotide sequence TCGGCATAGCGTCCAGGCTGTTTGAACTGGCGCACCTGCACCGCGGTGAGCGCTTTTTCGGGATGCTTACCCCTACCCTTCACAAATCCTCCGCCTAACTCGCGTGCCCCACATTCCTTACCACATATAGGCTCGGATGTAGCCGGATCCAGCCGGATTGCGTCGAACGATGAGTGTTCGCTAAACCCCCGCTATGGCTTGCATAATGGACTGACGCGGACGCTGCCGGATCTCAACGCGGCGGTCACCCCTTCCGCCAGAAATTCAAGCACTTAACCGATCATCGGCCTCCTCATGGCCCTCCGACACCGCCTTTGGCGTGCCGGGTTTTGTGCCGTACTTCGCCATGGCCTCGTGCAGGTGGGCGGTGATCATGTGGGCGTAGCGCATCGTCATCGTCACCGTGCGGTGGCCGAGAATCGCCTGTAGCGCCGGAAGGTCGCCCGTCCGTTGGAGGAACTCTGATGCGAAGCGGTGCCGCAGATCGTGGCACCGCCACTCCACGCCCGCCCGGACTGCGAGGTTGCGATACTGGCTTGAGAAGCTCGTGTACCTGCGGCCGGGTCCATTCCAGAACACGTAGGTGCTGGTCGGATGCCGGGGTGTGCCGAGAAGTGTGCCGAGCGCCTCGTCGCTCATCGGCACCACGCGCGGTGCCGATGTCTTGGTCTTCACGAGACGGACCTCGCGACGGGGGATCGAGACCTGCGGCCACTCTAGCGACACGGCCTCCTCCTGGCGCATCCCGGTTTGCGCCAAGAACAGGACGATGCGCCCCACCATCGGGGACGCTCGCTCCACGAGTCGCCTGACGTCGGCGTCGCTCGGGTACGAGGTACGGGGGGGCGCCTCCTTGAGGTGATGCTTGTCGAACGCCTTGACCGGGTTGCTGTCGATGTAGTCCCAGGCAACGGCGCAGGAACACACTCCACTCAGAGTCTGTTTGAGGAGCGGTCTCAGGCTGGATTGTGGAGGGCGCTGACGGCCCTGAGGCAGGCGACACAGGTGAGGCGACCGGTGGCGACGTCGAGGCGCCCGGCGCGCTCGCGCAGCAGGCCGCCCCAATGGCTGAGCCAGCCGAAGGTGCGCTCGACACCCCAGCGCCGCTCCAGCACGACGAAGCCCTTCTGATCCGGGTCCTTCTCGACCACGTGGTGGCGCATGCCATGCAGATGGCACCAGTCCCGGCAGCGCTCGGCCGTGAAGGCGCCGTCGAGGATGGCCAGGCGCAGGCTCGGCCACCGTTCCTTACCTTCATCGAGGGCCGTCAACGTGTCGCGATCCTGAACGTTGGCGGGCACGATGGCGAGCGCCAGGATGTGACCTTCGGCATCGACCAGCGCCACGCGCTTGCGCCCGACCAGCTTCTTGGCCCCGTCATAGCCGCGCGGCCCGCGCACCCCAAGGCACTTGACGCTTTGCGTGTCGATGATGGCGAGGCGCGGCGTCGCACGACGGCCGCAGCGGCGACGCTGTCGGCGCGCCAGAGCGCGCATCAGGCTCTCGAACAGCCCCTTCTCGATCCAGCGTCGGAACCAGCCGTAGACCGTGCGCCAGGGCGGAAAGCCGGCCGGCAGCCTCCGCCATGCGCCGCCGACCCGCAAGTGCCAGGCAATCGCCGCCGCCACCAACCGCACCGGCCGTGCGTTCGGGCTGCCCGGCGGATCGGCCCGCTCCAGAAAGCAGGCGACCTCGTCCAGGCCCGCCTGCAGCACCATGTCCTTTAGGCGCGCCTCATGACGCGTCCGATCTCGATCCGTCCACATCTGCTCTCCACTCCGCCCCGCCAGGCGGAATTTGTCTCGGCACACGAGACAGATGGGGACGGTCGGCAGAGGATCTCAAACAGGCTCTGAGAGCGCCTCACAAAACTCCCGCTCACCGGCCGTTCTCGCTCTGGCAAGGACAGCGCAGCGGGAGTTTTGTGAGAGACACTTACGATCGAAGTCGCGCGGGGCTCATGGCAATCTTGCCCGCTCGCTTGCATCGGAACACGGCAACATCAGTGCGAGCGAGAGGTGCAACGTTGCTCCATCACGCGCGTCTTCGGTGAAGCCGAACTCACGATACAGGTTGAGTGCCGCAGCCCCGCGATCCGCGCTCAGCGCCATCCGGGCGAAGCCGAGACCGCGGCCGTGGGTGATCGCCGCCGCGAGCAGGCGACGCCCGAGCCCCATCCTTGTCCGTTCCGGCACGACGCTGACGCTCGTCACAAAGGCGGCGACGCGAGCCGGATCGTTGCAATAGACGGCGACCAGGCCGATCAGGGTCGCCCCCTCCCACGCTTCGAACCGCTCGGCGCGAGCCACTAGCTTGGTGGCGTAGTCGGAGATCGCCACCCTCCGGTGGAGCGGCGGCGTGAAGCTGTTCGCGCAGGCACTCAGATGGGACCACACATCGTCCGCCCGAGACCGATTCCGGCAGAACTGCGACTCACTCACGGCTTCCCCGTCCAGATCAACTCTATTTACGCTCGCAGATGAGATAGATGCTAGCGGTCAGCTCCGGATACTGATTGCCCAATTGGTAACAACCCTCGATGTAGGCATCCGAAATGATGCCGGCTGCGAGAGCTGCATCGAATTGGTAGTTTGCGAGAGCTTTGAAAATAAGCCCGCCGCGATGGAGCGTCGAGAGGGCGGCGTCGCGGGTCGCCCGCTCCAGGGTATCGAAGGAGAAAGTATTTCGGTGCCCATTCGCCGCCTCGGCGGGGGTGACCGCGCTGTTGTGTGTGATCAGCCCCATCTTCACGGCGATCTGGCGCGAGGGGGCATTTGCATTCGGTACCAGCAGGAACAGCCGACCGGACGGTGTCAGCCAACGGCGGATCCGACGAAGGACGAGGACGGGGTCATCCAGGTGTTCAAGGGTGTTGATCAAGAAGATCGCGTCAAACGTTTCCTCCATCTCCAGCGTCTCGAAGGTCGAGCAGATGAAGCGGGGAGCGTCGCCGACTCGCTGCCGCGCCGCGTCGATCAGGGATGGCGCCGCCTCGACCACCGTGAGATCGCGGTACAACCCGGCCAGCCACTCGGTGGATTCACCGAGGTAGCAGCCGAGTTCGAGCGCGCGGCCCTGTGGCAGGAACGGCGCGAAGGCGCGCATCATGTAGCGACGCGTGATGGCGTCGAAATCGTAGTTGTAGCGACGGTCGCCGAACTGGCCGCCCTCGCGGTCGTAGTCGCGGGCCTGCGTCATCCTTGGTTCGCCTGATAGAGCCGGCGCGAGGCGGGCTGATAGAATTCATCGTAGGAAACCGGCACCATAGCGTTGAAGCCCAGCAATTGCCGCATCCTCGGCGAGCATTTCGCACCGTATTCCGGACCTAGGAACCGAGGGTAATCCATCTGTTGCTTGATGAACGCCCGGCTGAAGCTGAGCGTAAGGGCGGTGCGCGTCGTGTCCGTGGCGTTGCTTCCCGCCGCATGCCAAAGGTTCGAATCGAAAAGGACGATGCTGCCGGCTGGCCCGACGAGCCGGTCTGACTCGGCTCGGAACACGGCTTCGGGCGGCTGGGCGGGTGCGTGGTGCGACCCGGACAGGACATGCGTCGCGCCGTTCTGCGTGGTGAACGGGTCCACCATGACGAGCATGTTCAGCATCAGCCGGAAGCCGCCGCCGAAGGTGCGCACGTCCCGATGGACACGGTGGAGATAGCTCGTCGCGGAAGGTCCTACGCTCGCCGGATTGAAAGCGTGCAGGATGTAGGCGGCGTCGCCGAAATAGCGGGAGATCAGACCATCGAGCCAATCCTGTTCGAGGAAGGCGTCGAGTGCCGGGTACTGGCCGACGGCGTGATGCGCGGTGCCGTCGGGTGCGGTGGTGGCGCCTCCCTCGACTTGACGTCGGCCGCGATCGACGAGGCTGTCGAGCACGGCTTGACGGATGGAGGGCAGATGAGCGGTGGGCACGACGCTCTCGAATAGAACTTAGCCTTGCGCCGCATCTGTTCGTCGAACCACTCGGCATCGTGCGAAGTGGGATTGACCATGGGTGGCTCCTCGATCCGGGGCGTGGTCGGTCATGCCGCTGCGGTATCGTATTCGAAGGAGCGAGACGGGGCGGCCGCATCGAGGCTGCAATGCGCGTCTCCCTCGATAAGATCGTAGCCGCCGGTCAGAATGCTCGCGAGCATGGATCGCGGGTTGAACATCAATACGTCGAGGATCGAAAGCCAGGGCACGAAGGCGTGCGGTCCCTGCGAATACGCGAAAGGCCGGGCGCGGAGAAAGCGCAAGCGCATCCCACGCCGTGCGAAAGCGACCGGATCGTAGAGGGTCGTGCCGCCGATCGGGTTGATGTAGGTCGCAGCCCCCAGCCGTTCGCACAGATCGATCACCCGATCCTGCCGCCGCAGATCCGTCACGCCCTCGATCGCTGACGCGGCGCGGATCGGCGTGGTGATGGAAAGATGCGCGCAGGTCTGCAACAATCCGTGCCGCAGATGATCGAACAGGTCGGCGCTCGCGTACCCCAGAACCTCCTCAACGAGCGGCATAGTCTCGCGCTGGTACGGCGCGGAGCGATAGGCTTGAGCAATCTGGGCGCACAGCCGAGCAGGCTTGAACTCCGCCGCGACATGCCGCTCGCAGATATCGAGATGGTCCGAAGCCTTCTCCAGCGGCAGCGTGAAGGTGACCGGCGCCCTGTCACGCAGGAACCGATTGCGGTTGATCCAACCCTTCTTGGTATACTTCACAGTGTCGTAGATCACGAACTGATCAACCGCTGCGATGAGCTGAAAGTAGCCAATATAGGGAAAGAGATACGGCTGCATGATCGCGACCGTGATCGGCGCTGTCATGGCTGTGCGATCCGGACCACGATGGCGGAGTCTCGATCGGGATTGATCAAAAGGAGGAGGATCTGCCCGCCTTCCCACTCCGGACGGCAAAGGGTCGCCTGCGCTGGAAGCTCCGGCAGAGGGCGGCCTTTCGCTCCGACGGCGGGGTCAAGCGGCGCGGGTCGCATCGATCCAGTGCCTCCACATCGCGCGGAAAGCCTCGCCGACTTCCGTGGCATGGCGTTCGTGATCCATCAATGGGCTAGCGAAGACCCGTTCGCGAAGCCCGGACCGGATTGTGCGCAGACGGTCGGGATCGCAAGACAGGGCGACGGCGCGCGCCACGTAATCGTCCCGCGTCTCTGCGACAAGTTCGGTCAAGCCGACGGCCGTCAAGACGGCAAGGCCAGTACGAGCGACCGCGTGAGCGCCCGCCAGGACGACCAGAGGAACGCCCATCGTGAGGGTGTCGCAGGTCGTCGTACCGCCATTATAGGGAAACGAATCAAGCGCGATATCGAACTCGTGGTAGAGTTCGAAGTAGGTGGACGTCACGCGCGGGTGGAGGCGGATCCGCTCCAGCGGCAGCCCGGCCTTCGACAGCCGTGCCTCGACCTGGGCCCGAATCTCCGACACCTCGATGTCGGCGACAACCATGAAAAGATGCGCTTCGGGAAGTGTCCGCAGGATCTCGGCCCAGGCTTCCAGAACGCCGTCGCCGATCTTTTCGAAGCGGTTCATCACGCCGAAGGTGACGAAGCCGTTGTCTTCGAAGGGCGGCCGCTCGCGCACCGGAGGAAGTGCATCCGGCGCCTCGTAGGTGGCCGAGACTCCGGGCATGCGCCATAGCGTCTCGGTGTGCAGCGCCTCGGAGAGGCCGAGGCCGTCGTGGCCGAAGTCGGTCAGCCGGTAGTCGATCGCGCGCAGACCCGTGGTCGCCGGATGGCCGATCCACGTGACCTGCACCGGCGCCGGCTTGCGCGCGAAGACGAGCAGGCGGTGGCCGGCGCTGTGACCCGAGAGGTCGACGAGGATGTCGATCGCATCCGACTCGATCAGGTCGGCGGCCTCGTCGTCGCTGAGGCCGGCGATGTTGTGCCAGCCGCTGAACACGGTCCGCAGGCGGGCCGAGACCGCATCTTCCGCGGCCTGCGTCATGTAGGCCCGCGCCTCGTACTGCGCTTGATCCAGATGGCGCAGGAACGGCTCGATGAAGCGGGCGACGGCGTGGGTGCACAGGTCGCCCGAGACGAAGCCGATGCGCAGGGGACGATCCGCATCGCGATCGTTGGTGAAGGGCCGCCGCCGCAGCAGCGGATCGGCGAAGCGCGCGCCGAAGCCGCGCGCGTCGGCCGCGTAATCGGCGTGCGGAATGCCCTCGGCATAGAGTTTGGCGAACAGCCGGTTGGAATAGGCGGTGATGTGCCGGGGATCGGCCGCGAGCGCCCTGTCGAAGCTCGCGATCGCCTCGTGCACGTGGCCGAGGCTCTTCAGGCTGCAGCCGAGATTGTTGTGCGCGTTGGCGAGGCCGGGATCGAGCGTCACGGCACGCCGCGCATGAGTCACGGCCGCGCCGTGGCGGCTGATGCGCTGATAGACGCCGGACAGGTTGGCATGCGCGATCGCGAGGTCGGGCTTGAGCGCGATCGCCCGCTCCAGGGCCGAGATGGCGCCGGCATTGTCGCCCAACGTGATGAGAACCGCGCCGAGGCTGCTGAAATACCCCGCATTCTCGGGTTGGCGATAAATCGCGATGCTGAACAGGTCGAAGGCCTGCTGGTGCCGGCCCTTGCTCGCGGCGACGGCGCCCGCGAGATGCGTCGCGTCGGCATGGGTGTCGTCGAGGCCGATGACGAGGTCGGCCAGGGCCTCGGCCGCGCCGAGATCGCCCGCATTGTAGCGCTCCTGTCCGCGCGCGAAGGCGTGGTCGGTGAATTCCTTGAGCGCGGCGCGGCTGCCGTCATCCACGAGGCCGCGGCTGCAGAACTGCTCCATCAGGGCGCGCACTTCGCCGACGCGATTGAGCACAAGGAGCGACAGCGCGAGCGCCAGCCAGTGGCGCGGCTGCTCGGGTTCCGCTCTCAGGGCGGCGACGAAGTGCGGCACCGCCGGTCCGGGCCCGTCCGCCTTGCTGGTCAGGAGGCCGAGTTCATGGTGCGCCCCCGCGTGCTGAGGCGCGGCATCGAGCAGGCGCTGAAGGTTGCTGCGGGCCTTCTGGAAGCGCCCGGCCACCCGGTGCGCGACGGCCTTGGACAGGGTGCGCTCGAACGGGTCCGGCGCGCCGGCGTGCTCGATCGTGCGTGACTTGCGGTGCTCGAGCATACCCGACATTCCCGTAACGGCAGGACGGTATCGGCGGGATGCCTAACAAGTGATTAATCCGCCCAGTCCGGCGGTCACGAACGATTCCCGGCCGGCCGCGTTTACGGCCATGCTTTCGAAGATCTCGCGACATCCGATCCGTGCCCGAACCGCGGGACTGGCCAGCGGCCTCGAGGCCCTCGATTTGGCAGCCGGCGTTTCCCTCGCGCGAACGAAGGATCATCCAGCCAACCGCGCCCTCGGATTCGTCGGCGAGGTCGGGAGCTGGCAGTCCCTCCTCGCCCTGTCTGTCACGGTTCTGGCGTGCGGCAAGGCCACCGGCGACCGCCGTCTTGCCG is from Methylorubrum sp. B1-46 and encodes:
- a CDS encoding site-specific integrase; this encodes MCSCAVAWDYIDSNPVKAFDKHHLKEAPPRTSYPSDADVRRLVERASPMVGRIVLFLAQTGMRQEEAVSLEWPQVSIPRREVRLVKTKTSAPRVVPMSDEALGTLLGTPRHPTSTYVFWNGPGRRYTSFSSQYRNLAVRAGVEWRCHDLRHRFASEFLQRTGDLPALQAILGHRTVTMTMRYAHMITAHLHEAMAKYGTKPGTPKAVSEGHEEADDRLSA
- a CDS encoding IS5 family transposase, which gives rise to MWTDRDRTRHEARLKDMVLQAGLDEVACFLERADPPGSPNARPVRLVAAAIAWHLRVGGAWRRLPAGFPPWRTVYGWFRRWIEKGLFESLMRALARRQRRRCGRRATPRLAIIDTQSVKCLGVRGPRGYDGAKKLVGRKRVALVDAEGHILALAIVPANVQDRDTLTALDEGKERWPSLRLAILDGAFTAERCRDWCHLHGMRHHVVEKDPDQKGFVVLERRWGVERTFGWLSHWGGLLRERAGRLDVATGRLTCVACLRAVSALHNPA
- a CDS encoding GNAT family N-acetyltransferase; its protein translation is MWSHLSACANSFTPPLHRRVAISDYATKLVARAERFEAWEGATLIGLVAVYCNDPARVAAFVTSVSVVPERTRMGLGRRLLAAAITHGRGLGFARMALSADRGAAALNLYREFGFTEDARDGATLHLSLALMLPCSDASERARLP
- a CDS encoding bifunctional 2-polyprenyl-6-hydroxyphenol methylase/3-demethylubiquinol 3-O-methyltransferase UbiG, whose translation is MTQARDYDREGGQFGDRRYNYDFDAITRRYMMRAFAPFLPQGRALELGCYLGESTEWLAGLYRDLTVVEAAPSLIDAARQRVGDAPRFICSTFETLEMEETFDAIFLINTLEHLDDPVLVLRRIRRWLTPSGRLFLLVPNANAPSRQIAVKMGLITHNSAVTPAEAANGHRNTFSFDTLERATRDAALSTLHRGGLIFKALANYQFDAALAAGIISDAYIEGCYQLGNQYPELTASIYLICERK
- a CDS encoding phytanoyl-CoA dioxygenase family protein, yielding MLDSLVDRGRRQVEGGATTAPDGTAHHAVGQYPALDAFLEQDWLDGLISRYFGDAAYILHAFNPASVGPSATSYLHRVHRDVRTFGGGFRLMLNMLVMVDPFTTQNGATHVLSGSHHAPAQPPEAVFRAESDRLVGPAGSIVLFDSNLWHAAGSNATDTTRTALTLSFSRAFIKQQMDYPRFLGPEYGAKCSPRMRQLLGFNAMVPVSYDEFYQPASRRLYQANQG
- a CDS encoding WbqC family protein produces the protein MTAPITVAIMQPYLFPYIGYFQLIAAVDQFVIYDTVKYTKKGWINRNRFLRDRAPVTFTLPLEKASDHLDICERHVAAEFKPARLCAQIAQAYRSAPYQRETMPLVEEVLGYASADLFDHLRHGLLQTCAHLSITTPIRAASAIEGVTDLRRQDRVIDLCERLGAATYINPIGGTTLYDPVAFARRGMRLRFLRARPFAYSQGPHAFVPWLSILDVLMFNPRSMLASILTGGYDLIEGDAHCSLDAAAPSRSFEYDTAAA
- a CDS encoding tetratricopeptide repeat protein — translated: MLEHRKSRTIEHAGAPDPFERTLSKAVAHRVAGRFQKARSNLQRLLDAAPQHAGAHHELGLLTSKADGPGPAVPHFVAALRAEPEQPRHWLALALSLLVLNRVGEVRALMEQFCSRGLVDDGSRAALKEFTDHAFARGQERYNAGDLGAAEALADLVIGLDDTHADATHLAGAVAASKGRHQQAFDLFSIAIYRQPENAGYFSSLGAVLITLGDNAGAISALERAIALKPDLAIAHANLSGVYQRISRHGAAVTHARRAVTLDPGLANAHNNLGCSLKSLGHVHEAIASFDRALAADPRHITAYSNRLFAKLYAEGIPHADYAADARGFGARFADPLLRRRPFTNDRDADRPLRIGFVSGDLCTHAVARFIEPFLRHLDQAQYEARAYMTQAAEDAVSARLRTVFSGWHNIAGLSDDEAADLIESDAIDILVDLSGHSAGHRLLVFARKPAPVQVTWIGHPATTGLRAIDYRLTDFGHDGLGLSEALHTETLWRMPGVSATYEAPDALPPVRERPPFEDNGFVTFGVMNRFEKIGDGVLEAWAEILRTLPEAHLFMVVADIEVSEIRAQVEARLSKAGLPLERIRLHPRVTSTYFELYHEFDIALDSFPYNGGTTTCDTLTMGVPLVVLAGAHAVARTGLAVLTAVGLTELVAETRDDYVARAVALSCDPDRLRTIRSGLRERVFASPLMDHERHATEVGEAFRAMWRHWIDATRAA